One Paraburkholderia sp. PREW-6R genomic region harbors:
- a CDS encoding peroxiredoxin-like family protein, translated as MSLQDKLDAFRADFKAGKPPFNAPPEIHPVMERATAELITSGQAARAIKAGDRAPHFNLKDQDGNDVSSAALLVKGPLVVTFYRGVWCPYCNIELQAINEVLPQIQAYGANVVAISPQTPVNSRKSVRTNELGFPVLSDVNGQTGADFGLRFALPDYLIELYKNLKNDLPAFNSDPGWTLPMPARYVIGQDGIVLYSEVNPDYTRRPDPSDMFPVLEKATANA; from the coding sequence ATGTCACTTCAGGACAAACTCGACGCTTTCCGGGCCGACTTCAAGGCAGGCAAACCGCCGTTTAACGCGCCGCCGGAAATTCATCCGGTGATGGAACGCGCCACGGCAGAGCTGATTACGAGCGGCCAGGCAGCCCGCGCGATCAAGGCTGGCGACCGCGCGCCGCATTTCAATCTGAAAGATCAGGATGGCAACGACGTCTCTTCAGCCGCGCTGCTGGTGAAGGGTCCACTGGTGGTGACGTTCTATCGCGGCGTCTGGTGTCCGTACTGCAATATCGAATTGCAGGCGATCAACGAAGTGCTGCCGCAGATCCAGGCCTACGGCGCAAACGTGGTGGCGATCTCTCCGCAGACGCCGGTCAACAGCCGAAAGTCTGTGCGCACTAACGAACTTGGCTTCCCGGTATTGAGCGACGTGAACGGTCAGACGGGCGCTGACTTCGGCCTGCGCTTCGCGTTGCCCGACTACCTGATCGAGTTGTACAAAAACCTGAAGAATGACCTGCCCGCATTCAATAGCGATCCGGGCTGGACATTGCCGATGCCCGCGCGCTACGTCATCGGACAGGATGGGATCGTGCTGTATTCGGAGGTCAACCCGGATTACACGCGTCGTCCCGATCCGTCGGACATGTTCCCGGTTCTGGAAAAGGCGACGGCCAACGCGTGA